The nucleotide window CCCTTGTAGAAGCCAAGTATTCCAAAAAGATGAGTGCATTTTCTCTATGTGGGGCATTCTTTGGTAACCCGAAGGTATCGGATACTAATACGAACACAGCTTGTGTGCCAGGTAACTCGAACCATCCAAAGTCTTCTCCTGGCGTCCAACCTAAGGTTTTGAAGTATCCTTCTGCCCAGTCACCCATTAAATTGAAAACGGCTTTGTCTTCATATAACAATCTTGCAGCATCTTGCCATGCTAAAGCTGCATGATCTACGTTAACGTAATCCATAAGTTGTACCATTTTTTCTAAAGAACTGTCAAGCCTTTCATCGTTGAACGATAGTTCGCCGTTAAATAAGGCGTTGTAATTTTTAGCTCCAAATTCAGCTACCATAAGATTCTCAACAAGTTGGCCTGCAGGCCATTTGTTTTTATCTCCTAAAGCAAGTGGAGTGTAACCAGCGGCTTTTACTTTTTCTAATGCGTTTATGAATTCATTCCATGTCTCGGGTTCTTTAGTCAAACCTATTTCGTTAAATAACTTCTTGTTGTAGAACACAACGTTGCTTCTATGGACCGTCAGAGGAATGGAATAAACTTCACCTTGATAACTTACTATATCTATTAGACCTTCTGGAAATTTGTCGTATACTCCCCACGCTTTTAGATAGTCTGTTAAAGGTTCCATGAGTCCTGGTATTACGTATGTATCTGTTAATTCCCAACCAGCGTGTACTTGGAATGTATCGGGTGGGTTTCCACCAAGCATTCTTGTTTTTAATACTGCTTTGGCGTTTGTCCCAGCACCTCCGGCAACCGTTGCGTTGATTACTTCAATATCTGGATATAACTCGTTGAAATCTTCAAGAGTTGCTAGCAAAGCTTCTTCTTCTCCTCCACCTGTCCACCAACTGAATATTTCTACTTGCCCACTTTGGGCGAAAATCATGGTGAAACTTAATACACTTAGAAGTACTATACCTACTAACTTTCTCATACTACGCTACCTCCTTTTTGAGAATTCACAATATCTTTGGAAACTCCAAAACTTTCTTTTTCATTTTTGGTTGTTATAAGAGATGCTTTTCTCTTTGTTTAGCAAAAACTGATAGGGAGAAGATACTATGTGTTCGATTGCAATTGAGGCTGCTCCTGACAAAATAGCATCTTCTTTCTTTGAAGCAACTAAAATTTGTGGGATTTCATCGGAAAAGGTATATTGATCGACTATTTTTTTTATTTCTTTAATTACAGAGTTTCCTGCTTTTAAAATTCTTCCACCTACAATTACCGCTTCTGGGTCAATCGTATTTACAAGGTTCACTATTCCTAAGGCTAAAAATTTGCTGATTTCTTCCAAAGCCTTTTTAGTTTCGTCAGACTTTTTTGCTTCATTTAAAATTATCTCCAATGGTAAGTTAAATTCATCGGCCAACCTTGATAAACCTCCAAAACTTTCCAAAGGAATTAAATCTCCAGTTATGACTGTGTGACCTATTTCACCGGCGGAATTAAAAGTTCCTGGATATAATTTTCCGTTTATAATAATTCCTGCGCCAATTCCCGAATCTCCAACAACAAATACATAATTGTTAAATTTTTTTCCATGTCCAAACCACTTTTCACCTAAAACAGCACCGTTTGCATCATTTTCTAGCCATATTGTTTTTTCATAGTGTTCTTCTAACTGTTCAACGAGGGGGTAATCTTTGAGTAATGGAAAAGGATGAACTGATCGTAAAATTCTTTTTTGACTATCTATCAGCCCAGGCATAGCAATACCAATACCCTTAATTTTGTTGAAATCTACTCTGGAGTTATTGATCAATTCATCAATTATTAAAATTAGGTTTTTTAAAACATCAGTCGGTCTTCCATATGAATTTATTTCTTTTTCAATACTCTTAATTTTTTTGCCCTTAAAATTAAATATTCCTGTACGTACTATATTTACCCCAAATTCAATGCCTATAACATAAAAAGCGTTTTCTTTGATTTTTATTAGTTTTCGCTTTCTTCCTAATTTACCATCAACGGTACCAACTTCTTCTACTAAATCCTTGGACATTAATTCGTTTACAATATTTGTTATAGTAGCGTTAGTTAGACCCGTTATTTCTGATATTTCTGATCTTGTGCT belongs to Petrotoga mexicana DSM 14811 and includes:
- a CDS encoding extracellular solute-binding protein; amino-acid sequence: MRKLVGIVLLSVLSFTMIFAQSGQVEIFSWWTGGGEEEALLATLEDFNELYPDIEVINATVAGGAGTNAKAVLKTRMLGGNPPDTFQVHAGWELTDTYVIPGLMEPLTDYLKAWGVYDKFPEGLIDIVSYQGEVYSIPLTVHRSNVVFYNKKLFNEIGLTKEPETWNEFINALEKVKAAGYTPLALGDKNKWPAGQLVENLMVAEFGAKNYNALFNGELSFNDERLDSSLEKMVQLMDYVNVDHAALAWQDAARLLYEDKAVFNLMGDWAEGYFKTLGWTPGEDFGWFELPGTQAVFVLVSDTFGLPKNAPHRENALIFLEYLASTRAQSVFNPIKGSIPARIDADPGNDPYLIETAEDFRTLIISPSIVHGSAAPEAFVTSFNDAVNNLVTTKNVNQAKQMILWAAEDVNLLTD
- a CDS encoding ROK family transcriptional regulator — translated: MANKTYNIELVKERNRTVVLELLNSKGTSTRSEISEITGLTNATITNIVNELMSKDLVEEVGTVDGKLGRKRKLIKIKENAFYVIGIEFGVNIVRTGIFNFKGKKIKSIEKEINSYGRPTDVLKNLILIIDELINNSRVDFNKIKGIGIAMPGLIDSQKRILRSVHPFPLLKDYPLVEQLEEHYEKTIWLENDANGAVLGEKWFGHGKKFNNYVFVVGDSGIGAGIIINGKLYPGTFNSAGEIGHTVITGDLIPLESFGGLSRLADEFNLPLEIILNEAKKSDETKKALEEISKFLALGIVNLVNTIDPEAVIVGGRILKAGNSVIKEIKKIVDQYTFSDEIPQILVASKKEDAILSGAASIAIEHIVSSPYQFLLNKEKSISYNNQK